The genomic DNA agtaGCAATTGTCAACAAAATTAATACAACAATCAATTTTCTTAATGTCTCTGTTTTTCAAAAAGGGTTCTATAATTCGATATGAAAGTTGTAAATGCAGAAATCAAATACTcgatccgttttaaaatgagtgtcgtttttccaacaaaaaaaatattatttgaaaaagaatatCATTTTCGATTACCAatgtaataataaatttttctttcaaattgcACATTTCAATTAAtcgttgaattttttaatttatgcatAAAAACGTTAAACAACgatcattttaaaatggattgAGCAAATTCCTTACCTACACtatatatcatcaaaagttgcaatgcaaaacaagaaaagaacTATGGCTCTAATTCTTAGCCAATTGTTTATTTCCTTAATACTGTCACTCTTCTTCTCGCTTACTCTTCTTCCCCATGCTACTACTAGTAAAGCTAATTCCTCCTCCGAATATTCCATAACCTCTATTTTCAACGTCACAGCCGCAAACCACAAAACCAGCCAAATCCTCTCCTTCAAACCATTTCATAATCAAGAAGAATTCCCCCAaacattttcatcatcttcttccttcaagCTCAAACTATATCCAGCTGCATCTCTCTATAATACTCATCATCAACACAAGAACTACTATAGCTTAGACCTAAATGCTTCGTTGAACCCAGGCATAACCACAGGAACCAGCAATTTCTTAGTACAAATCGGAGTTGGAGGACCACCACAAAAATTCTACATGATTTTCGACCTCCAAACCGATTTCACTTGGCTTCAATGCCAACCATGTATCAAATGTTACGATCAACCTGATTCCATTTTCGACCCATCACAGTCCTCTTCATACACCCTACTTTCCTGCGAAACCAAACACTGTAACTTACTTCCAAATTCTTCTTGTAGCGATGATGGTTATTGTAGATACAATATTACCTACAAAGACGGTACAAATACTGAAGGTGTTTTAATAAATGAAACGGTGTCGTTTGAAAGCTCTGGATGGGTGGATAGGGTTTCATTAGGTTGCAGTAATAAAAACCAAGGTCCATTTGTAGGGTCTGACGGAACATTTGGGTTAGGTCGTGGGTCACTGTCTTTTCCATCTCGTATTAATGCATCGTCAATGTCATATTGTTTAGTGGAAAGTAAAGATGGATATTCGTCGTCAACTTTGGAATTCAATTCGCCGCCATGTAGTGGTTCGGTTAAAGCTAAGTTGTTGCAAAATCCGAAGGCTGAGAATTTATACTATGTGGGACtaaaaggaattaaagtggGAGGTGAAAAGATCGATGTTCCTAATTCAACATTCACTATTGATCCATATGGAAACGGAGGTATGATTGTAAGTTCAAGTAGTTTAATAACGATGTTGGAGAATGACACCTATAATGTCGTGCGTGATGCTTTTGTGGCCAAGACTCAACATTTGGAACGTTTAAAGGCTTTTTTACAGTTTGACACATGTTATAATTTGTCGTCTAATAATACTGTGGAGTTGCCGATATTGGAGTTTGAAGTAAATGATGGGAAATCGTGGTTGTTGCCGAAGGAGAGTTATTTGTATGCAGTGGATAAGAATGGAACATTTTGCTTTGCGTTTGCACCGTCAAAAGGATCGTTTTCAATTTTA from Medicago truncatula cultivar Jemalong A17 chromosome 8, MtrunA17r5.0-ANR, whole genome shotgun sequence includes the following:
- the LOC11417008 gene encoding protein ASPARTIC PROTEASE IN GUARD CELL 1 encodes the protein MALILSQLFISLILSLFFSLTLLPHATTSKANSSSEYSITSIFNVTAANHKTSQILSFKPFHNQEEFPQTFSSSSSFKLKLYPAASLYNTHHQHKNYYSLDLNASLNPGITTGTSNFLVQIGVGGPPQKFYMIFDLQTDFTWLQCQPCIKCYDQPDSIFDPSQSSSYTLLSCETKHCNLLPNSSCSDDGYCRYNITYKDGTNTEGVLINETVSFESSGWVDRVSLGCSNKNQGPFVGSDGTFGLGRGSLSFPSRINASSMSYCLVESKDGYSSSTLEFNSPPCSGSVKAKLLQNPKAENLYYVGLKGIKVGGEKIDVPNSTFTIDPYGNGGMIVSSSSLITMLENDTYNVVRDAFVAKTQHLERLKAFLQFDTCYNLSSNNTVELPILEFEVNDGKSWLLPKESYLYAVDKNGTFCFAFAPSKGSFSILGTLQQYGTRVTFDLVNSFVYLHTLCCN